In Triticum urartu cultivar G1812 chromosome 6, Tu2.1, whole genome shotgun sequence, the following proteins share a genomic window:
- the LOC125513092 gene encoding putative B3 domain-containing protein Os03g0621600 gives MPPASMPNRQGSCVGSIATMHAWERFQPPPRCPKRPAHHAAGFAGGRREERRSIYRPRSPATGRDACEMSGQMFTLVAAADVRYGVSMRREFGSHLENIAPETEFVKIIARDGVFDFEVIRDDYEPFLSSDGWEEFVDATNIQEGDSVLFVDRGNFCFKAHIFNPSGHEKSFFFCQRPTEIFGDVPSSTLSDQRVMNGHEAHKANDQPSMNLEDGSPPLSNHVGGPSQHTSILAQGATLSTQMKKRVEEKVQAIGSEIPVYVKEMTEISIIGSKGKGRGCRTYPVTFCREFASEWLPARKIKNYLQVEGKAWCTKFDVGRGARMSWIRDGWEEFGWENGLKVGDVCLFEAKKKYGRMLIVHLIRSEMEV, from the exons ATGCCGCCTGCATCCATGCCCAATCGGCAAGGTTCCTGCGTCGGCTCCATTGCAACGATGCATGCGTGGGAGAGATTTCAG CCACCGCCTCGTTGCCCAAAACGACCAGCCCATCACGCCGCCGGGTTCGCAGGCGGAAGACGCGAGGAGCGGCGATCGATCTACAGACCAAG GTCTCCGGCGACAGGCCGCGACGCGTGCGAGATGTCGGGGCAGATGTTCACCCTCGTGGCCGCCGCCGACGTCCGGTACGGCGTG AGCATGCGGCGTGAGTTTGGAAGTCATTTGGAGAACATAGCCCCCGAGACCGAGTTTGTCAAAATCATAGCTCGTGATGGCGTGTTTGATTTTGAAGTTATTAGGGACGACTACGAGCCATTTCTTTCGTCCGACGGATGGGAGGAGTTTGTGGATGCAACTAACATACAAGAAGGTGACTCCGTTCTGTTTGTGGACCGTGGGAACTTCTGCTTTAAGGCTCACATATTCAATCCAAGCGGTCACGAGAAATCTTTTTTCTTTTGTCAACGACCTACTGAGATATTTGGAGATGTTCCTTCGAGCACTCTTTCTGATCAACGTGTGATGAATG GACACGAAGCTCACAAGGCGAATGACCAGCCATCTATGAATCTTGAAGACGGTTCGCCACCTCTGTCCAATCATGTTGGGGGGCCTTCCCAGCATACCTCTATTTTGGCCCAGGGGGCGACTCTGTCTACGCAAATGAAGAAAAGAGTTGAGGAGAAAGTACAAGCAATTGGATCTGAAATTCCTGTCTATGTCAAAGAGATGACTGAAATCTCTATTATTGGCAGCAAGGGCAAGGGTAGAGGATGCCGAACATATCCTGTG ACCTTCTGCCGCGAATTTGCTTCGGAATGGCTCCCCGCTCGGAAAATAAAAAATTACCTTCAGGTAGAGGGCAAAGCGTGGTGTACTAAGTTCGATGTTGGACGTGGTGCCAGAATGAGTTGGATTCGCGACGGGTGGGAGGAATTTGGTTGGGAGAATGGCCTGAAGGTAGGGGATGTGTGTCTCTTTGAAGCAAAAAAGAAGTATGGCCGGATGTTGATTGTCCATCTGATTCGGTCGGAAATGGAGGTGTAG